A region from the Nocardioides plantarum genome encodes:
- the corA gene encoding magnesium/cobalt transporter CorA, with amino-acid sequence MIVDSAVYRGGQRVLVDCHDHDYAALRSSAADEGGFVWVGLYQPSEIELGEVADAFGLHKLAVEDAFTAHQRPKLEQYDDSIFLVLKTLWYVDEDDAVETGEINLFVGDDFVVSVRHGRGSRLRAAREYLEHAEHVLTHGPSSVVYAVCDTVVDAYLEVVADLQEDVDEVEESVFSNDRTRDSARIYTLKREIAEVRRAVLPLREPMRRFASGLVPGVDAEAAPFFRDVVDHLTQAAEVVDTLDTLLSGAFDAHLASISVQQNDDMRKISAGAALVVTPTLIAGVYGMNFDHMPELSWQYGYAFALLLMLGSSAVLFWFFKRSGWL; translated from the coding sequence GTGATCGTCGACAGTGCCGTCTACCGCGGCGGACAGCGCGTGCTGGTCGACTGCCACGACCACGACTACGCCGCCCTCCGGTCCTCGGCGGCCGACGAGGGCGGCTTCGTGTGGGTCGGGCTCTACCAGCCCAGCGAGATCGAGCTCGGCGAGGTCGCCGACGCCTTCGGGCTGCACAAGCTGGCCGTCGAGGACGCCTTCACCGCCCATCAGCGCCCCAAGCTCGAGCAGTACGACGACAGCATCTTCCTGGTGCTCAAGACGCTCTGGTACGTCGATGAGGACGACGCCGTCGAGACCGGCGAGATCAACCTGTTCGTCGGCGACGACTTCGTCGTCAGCGTGCGCCACGGCCGCGGCTCGCGGCTGCGCGCGGCCCGCGAGTACCTCGAGCACGCCGAGCACGTCCTCACCCACGGTCCGTCCTCGGTCGTCTACGCCGTGTGCGACACCGTCGTCGACGCCTACCTCGAGGTCGTCGCCGACCTGCAGGAGGACGTCGACGAGGTCGAGGAGTCGGTCTTCTCCAACGACCGCACCCGCGACTCGGCCCGCATCTACACGCTCAAGCGCGAGATCGCCGAGGTACGCCGCGCCGTCCTGCCCCTGCGCGAGCCGATGCGCCGCTTCGCCTCCGGCCTGGTGCCCGGCGTCGACGCCGAGGCGGCCCCGTTCTTCCGCGACGTCGTCGACCACCTCACCCAGGCCGCCGAGGTCGTCGACACCCTCGACACCCTGCTGTCCGGCGCCTTCGACGCCCACCTGGCCTCGATCTCGGTGCAGCAGAACGACGACATGCGCAAGATCTCCGCCGGCGCCGCGCTCGTCGTGACCCCGACGCTGATCGCCGGCGTCTACGGCATGAACTTCGACCACATGCCAGAGCTGTCCTGGCAGTACGGCTACGCCTTCGCACTGCTGCTGATGCTCGGGTCGTCGGCGGTGCTGTTCTGGTTCTTCAAGCGGTCTGGCTGGCTGTAG
- a CDS encoding SCO1664 family protein: MGELELRGRIMPASNATFLGELDGVKVVYKPVRGEKPLWDFPDGTLADREVAAYAVSQAIGWDVVPRTWLGDGPHGLGMLQEWQEPDPDQEAVTIVRSGRVPEGALAVFDGLDDQDRDVTLVHEDSAPLRRMAVFDVVTNNADRKGGHVLEMTSGHRYGVDHGLTFHHEPKLRTVLWGWHGYALDDEHVAGLERVLAALAGELGETLADHLTDLEIDTFSRRCRRLLDRGVMPAPRRGEYPAIPWPPF; the protein is encoded by the coding sequence GTGGGCGAGCTGGAGCTGCGCGGGCGGATCATGCCCGCCTCCAACGCGACGTTCCTCGGCGAGCTCGACGGCGTCAAGGTCGTCTACAAGCCGGTGCGCGGCGAGAAGCCGCTCTGGGACTTCCCCGACGGCACCCTCGCCGACCGCGAGGTCGCGGCGTACGCCGTCTCGCAGGCGATCGGGTGGGACGTCGTGCCACGCACCTGGCTGGGTGACGGGCCCCACGGGCTCGGGATGCTCCAGGAGTGGCAGGAGCCCGATCCCGACCAGGAGGCGGTGACGATCGTGCGGAGCGGTCGCGTGCCCGAGGGGGCCCTGGCGGTCTTCGACGGTCTCGACGACCAGGACCGCGACGTCACCCTGGTGCACGAGGACTCCGCCCCGCTGCGCCGGATGGCCGTCTTCGACGTCGTCACCAACAACGCCGACCGCAAGGGCGGCCACGTGCTGGAGATGACCTCGGGCCACCGCTACGGCGTCGACCACGGGCTGACCTTCCACCACGAGCCCAAGCTGCGCACGGTGCTGTGGGGCTGGCACGGCTACGCCCTGGACGACGAGCACGTCGCCGGTCTCGAGCGGGTGCTGGCCGCGCTCGCAGGCGAGCTGGGCGAGACGCTGGCCGACCACCTCACCGACCTCGAGATCGACACGTTCTCGCGGCGGTGCCGCAGGCTGCTCGACCGCGGCGTGATGCCCGCACCGCGGCGCGGCGAGTACCCCGCCATCCCGTGGCCGCCCTTCTGA
- the metH gene encoding methionine synthase, translating into MPDLRPDVTEELTALLRERIVVLDGAMGTAIQRDRPSEAGYRGERFAGWPSDLQGNNDLLTLTQPEIIAGIHREYLEAGADIIETNTFNANRVSLADYGMEELGYELNYEAARLARRIADEVAADTGVPRYVGGALGPTTRTASISPDVNDPGARNVGWDQLVAAYLESANGLVDGGSDLIFIETIFDTLNAKAAIYAVETLFEERERRWPVIISGTITDASGRTLSGQVTEAFWDSVRHARPLAVGLNCALGAKDMRPYIAEMSRLADTFVSCYPNAGLPNAFGEYDEAPDETAAMLSEFAEAGFVNLAGGCCGTTPDHIKAIAGAVAGKTRREPAVLAPAMRLSGLEPFTIDDDSLFVNVGERTNITGSARFRNLIKDGDYDTALAVALQQVENGAQVIDINMDEGMIDGVAAMDRFTKLIASEPDISRVPLMVDSSKWEVIEAGLKNVQGKAIVNSISMKEGEDKFREQATLVKKYGAAAVVMAFDEDGQADNLERRKAICERAYRILVDEVGFPAEDIIFDPNVFAVATGIEEHASYGLDFIEATRWIKDNLPGAKVSGGISNVSFSFRGNNPVREAIHAVFLFHAIEAGLDMGIVNAGALVVYDQVEPELRERIEDVVLNRRPDAAERLLEVAEAHNRAGEKAEAATEEWRELPVGERITHALVKGIDAHVESDTEELRQLISDRGGRPIEVIEGPLMDGMNVVGDLFGAGKMFLPQVVKSARVMKRAVAYLIPFIEQEKADLVAAGGVASSDKETNGTIVMATVKGDVHDIGKNIVGVVLQCNNYEVIDLGVMVPAQKILDTAAEVGADIIGLSGLITPSLDEMVTLATEMQRQGLTIPLLIGGATTSRAHTAVKVDPKYDGPVVWVKDASRSVPTAAALLHETKREALMADVKVDYDALRARHANKGDRKLVSYDAALADATPVDWSAYSPPAPRQPGIHVLDDYDIGELRDYIDWQPFFNAWEMKGRFPDILNSPTSGETARKLYDDAQAMLDRIVEEKWLTAKGVYGFLPAAGDPAHPDDTFVYTDESRSEVRATLHHLRQQGEHREGIPHKSLADFVAPADSGLADHVGGFAVTAGIGLPDRVQAFKDDLDDYNAILIESLADRLAEAFAERLHQRVRTELWGHVSDEDLSQEDLIAEKYEGIRPAPGYPACPDHTEKLTLWELLDVEAATGITLTESMAMWPGASVSGWYFSHPQSQYFVVGRLGRDQVASYAERKGWSLAETERWLSPNLGYEPED; encoded by the coding sequence GTGCCGGACCTGCGCCCCGACGTCACCGAGGAGCTCACCGCCCTGCTGCGGGAGCGGATCGTGGTGCTCGACGGAGCCATGGGTACGGCGATCCAGCGCGACCGGCCCTCCGAGGCCGGCTACCGCGGCGAGCGATTCGCCGGCTGGCCCAGCGACCTGCAGGGCAACAACGACCTGCTCACGCTGACCCAGCCCGAGATCATCGCCGGCATCCACCGCGAGTACCTCGAGGCCGGCGCTGACATCATCGAGACCAACACCTTCAACGCCAACCGCGTCTCCCTCGCCGACTACGGCATGGAGGAGCTCGGCTATGAGCTCAACTACGAGGCCGCTCGCCTGGCCCGCCGCATCGCCGACGAGGTCGCGGCCGACACCGGCGTGCCGCGCTACGTCGGCGGGGCCCTCGGCCCGACGACGCGTACGGCGAGCATCAGCCCCGACGTCAACGACCCCGGTGCCCGCAACGTCGGCTGGGACCAGCTGGTGGCGGCGTACCTCGAGTCCGCCAACGGCCTGGTCGACGGCGGCTCCGACCTGATCTTCATCGAGACGATCTTCGACACCCTCAACGCCAAGGCGGCCATCTACGCCGTCGAGACGCTGTTCGAGGAGCGCGAGCGCCGGTGGCCGGTGATCATCTCCGGCACCATCACCGACGCCTCCGGCCGCACCCTGAGCGGCCAGGTGACCGAGGCCTTCTGGGACTCCGTGCGCCACGCGCGCCCGCTCGCGGTCGGGCTCAACTGCGCGCTGGGGGCCAAGGACATGCGCCCCTACATCGCCGAGATGAGCCGCCTGGCCGACACCTTCGTGTCGTGCTATCCCAACGCCGGGCTGCCCAACGCCTTCGGCGAGTACGACGAGGCGCCCGACGAGACCGCCGCGATGCTGTCCGAGTTCGCCGAGGCGGGGTTCGTCAACCTCGCCGGCGGGTGCTGCGGCACCACCCCCGACCACATCAAGGCCATCGCCGGCGCGGTGGCCGGCAAGACCCGTCGCGAGCCGGCGGTCCTCGCCCCGGCCATGCGGCTCTCCGGTCTCGAGCCGTTCACGATCGACGACGACAGCCTCTTCGTCAACGTCGGCGAGCGCACCAACATCACCGGCTCGGCCAGGTTCCGCAACCTGATCAAGGACGGCGACTACGACACCGCGCTCGCGGTCGCCCTCCAGCAGGTCGAGAACGGCGCGCAGGTCATCGACATCAACATGGACGAGGGCATGATCGACGGTGTCGCGGCCATGGACCGCTTCACCAAGCTCATCGCCAGCGAGCCCGACATCAGCCGGGTGCCCCTCATGGTCGACTCCTCGAAGTGGGAGGTGATCGAGGCCGGCCTCAAGAACGTCCAGGGCAAGGCCATCGTCAACTCCATCTCCATGAAGGAGGGCGAGGACAAGTTCCGCGAGCAGGCGACCCTGGTCAAGAAGTACGGTGCCGCCGCGGTCGTGATGGCCTTCGACGAGGACGGCCAGGCCGACAACCTCGAGCGCCGCAAGGCGATCTGCGAGCGCGCCTACCGGATCCTGGTCGACGAGGTCGGGTTCCCGGCCGAGGACATCATCTTCGACCCCAACGTCTTCGCCGTCGCCACGGGCATCGAGGAGCACGCGTCCTACGGCCTCGACTTCATCGAGGCCACCCGCTGGATCAAGGACAACCTGCCGGGCGCCAAGGTCTCCGGCGGCATCTCCAACGTGAGCTTCTCGTTCCGCGGCAACAACCCGGTGCGCGAGGCCATCCACGCGGTGTTCCTCTTCCACGCCATCGAGGCCGGCCTCGACATGGGCATCGTCAACGCCGGCGCCCTCGTGGTCTACGACCAGGTCGAGCCCGAGCTGCGCGAGCGCATCGAGGACGTCGTGCTCAACCGGCGCCCCGACGCCGCCGAGCGGCTGCTGGAGGTCGCCGAGGCGCACAACAGGGCGGGCGAGAAGGCCGAGGCCGCCACCGAGGAGTGGCGCGAGCTGCCGGTCGGCGAGCGGATCACCCACGCCCTGGTCAAGGGCATCGACGCCCACGTCGAGTCCGACACCGAGGAGCTGCGCCAGCTGATCTCCGACCGCGGTGGCCGTCCGATCGAGGTCATCGAGGGCCCCCTCATGGACGGCATGAACGTCGTGGGCGACCTGTTCGGCGCCGGCAAGATGTTCCTCCCGCAGGTGGTCAAGTCGGCCCGCGTGATGAAGCGCGCCGTGGCCTACCTGATCCCGTTCATCGAGCAGGAGAAGGCCGACCTCGTCGCCGCCGGGGGAGTCGCCTCGAGCGACAAGGAGACCAACGGCACGATCGTGATGGCCACCGTCAAGGGCGACGTCCACGACATCGGCAAGAACATCGTCGGCGTGGTCCTGCAGTGCAACAACTACGAGGTCATCGACCTCGGCGTCATGGTGCCTGCGCAGAAGATCCTCGACACGGCCGCCGAGGTCGGCGCCGACATCATCGGGCTCTCCGGACTCATCACCCCCAGCCTCGACGAGATGGTCACCCTGGCCACCGAGATGCAGCGCCAGGGCCTCACCATCCCGCTCCTCATCGGCGGTGCGACCACCTCGCGCGCCCACACCGCGGTCAAGGTCGACCCCAAGTACGACGGCCCCGTGGTCTGGGTGAAGGACGCGTCGCGATCGGTGCCCACCGCGGCCGCGCTGCTCCACGAGACCAAGCGCGAGGCGCTCATGGCCGACGTCAAGGTCGACTACGACGCCCTGCGCGCCCGGCACGCCAACAAGGGCGACCGCAAGCTGGTCTCCTACGACGCGGCCCTGGCCGACGCCACCCCGGTCGACTGGTCGGCGTACTCGCCCCCGGCGCCGAGGCAGCCCGGCATCCACGTGCTCGACGACTACGACATCGGCGAGCTGCGCGACTACATCGACTGGCAGCCGTTCTTCAACGCGTGGGAGATGAAGGGCAGGTTCCCCGACATCCTCAACAGCCCGACGTCGGGCGAGACCGCCCGCAAGCTCTACGACGACGCGCAGGCGATGCTCGACCGCATCGTCGAGGAGAAGTGGCTGACCGCCAAGGGCGTCTACGGGTTCCTGCCCGCCGCCGGCGACCCGGCCCACCCCGACGACACCTTCGTCTACACCGACGAGTCCCGCAGCGAGGTCCGCGCCACGCTGCACCACCTGCGCCAGCAGGGCGAGCACCGCGAGGGCATCCCGCACAAGTCGCTCGCCGACTTCGTCGCGCCGGCCGACAGCGGCCTCGCCGACCACGTCGGTGGCTTCGCGGTGACGGCCGGCATCGGCCTGCCCGACCGGGTCCAGGCGTTCAAGGACGACCTCGACGACTACAACGCGATCCTCATCGAGTCCCTGGCCGACCGCCTGGCCGAGGCCTTCGCCGAGCGGCTCCACCAGCGCGTGCGC
- a CDS encoding histidine phosphatase family protein produces MATVIFVRHGRTTANASGTLAGRLPGVRLDDVGVEQAQRTGERLAVVPLAAIVTSPLERCRQTAKLVVAARESAPKVTSEKGISECDYGEWQGRPLRELAKEPLWKVVQGQPSAAAFPGGESLATMQARSVAAVRRHDAAIEAEHGPGAVWVAVSHGDIIKSLLADALGMHLDLFQRINVDPASVSIVRYTGTRPYVLATNTHAGDLSWLVPPPAKKTRGRRTTTAAQDAPVGGGAGPSTGP; encoded by the coding sequence ATGGCAACGGTGATCTTCGTCCGACACGGCCGGACCACGGCCAACGCGTCGGGCACCCTGGCCGGGCGACTGCCCGGCGTCCGCCTCGACGACGTCGGGGTCGAGCAGGCCCAGCGCACGGGGGAGCGGCTCGCGGTGGTGCCGCTGGCCGCGATCGTCACCAGCCCGCTCGAGCGGTGCCGTCAGACCGCCAAGCTCGTCGTCGCGGCCCGTGAGAGTGCGCCCAAGGTGACCAGCGAGAAGGGCATCAGCGAGTGCGACTACGGCGAGTGGCAGGGGCGGCCGCTGCGCGAGCTGGCCAAGGAGCCGCTCTGGAAGGTCGTCCAGGGCCAGCCGTCGGCCGCGGCGTTCCCCGGCGGTGAGTCCCTGGCGACGATGCAGGCCCGCTCGGTGGCCGCCGTACGACGTCACGACGCGGCGATCGAGGCCGAGCACGGCCCCGGCGCCGTCTGGGTGGCCGTGAGCCACGGCGACATCATCAAGTCGCTGCTGGCTGACGCGCTCGGCATGCACCTCGACCTGTTCCAGCGCATCAACGTCGACCCGGCCTCGGTGTCGATCGTGCGCTACACCGGCACCCGCCCCTACGTGCTCGCGACCAACACCCACGCAGGCGACCTCTCGTGGCTGGTGCCGCCGCCCGCCAAGAAGACCCGGGGACGCCGTACGACGACCGCCGCGCAGGACGCCCCCGTCGGGGGTGGCGCGGGCCCATCGACCGGCCCCTAG
- the mshC gene encoding cysteine--1-D-myo-inosityl 2-amino-2-deoxy-alpha-D-glucopyranoside ligase translates to MRSWSAPEVPTLPVTGPPVVLHDTASGQRVAIGPEPGRPARLYVCGITPYDATHLGHASTYVAFDLLQRAWRNAGHDVVYVQNVTDVDDPLLERATKVNVDWVELAERETELFRQDMTALRVLPPDHYVGAVESIPLAVEMIERLDAAGAIYRVETDLYYSVTADPAFGGESGYDRDTMVRLFGERGGDPDRPGKRDPLDCVVWRGEREGEPSWPSVFGRGRPGWHIECAAIARHHLGGAFEVQGGGSDLVFPHHEMCAGHAQVVAPGTPFAQVYSHAGMVGYDGEKMSKSRGNLVFVSALRNSDIDPMGIRLALLRHHFRSDWEWVDGELFEAVDLVARWRKAVALGAGAPAGPVVEEVLAALADDLDAPRAVAAVDAWASATLGTDGLADTSDPDAAAGIAALVDAALGIRL, encoded by the coding sequence ATGCGTTCCTGGTCCGCTCCGGAGGTCCCCACCCTGCCCGTGACGGGCCCACCGGTGGTCCTCCACGACACCGCGAGCGGGCAGCGGGTGGCCATCGGCCCCGAGCCGGGTCGACCCGCGCGGCTCTACGTCTGCGGCATCACGCCGTACGACGCCACCCACCTGGGTCACGCGTCGACCTACGTCGCCTTCGACCTCCTCCAACGGGCCTGGCGCAACGCCGGCCACGACGTGGTCTACGTGCAGAACGTCACCGACGTCGACGACCCGCTGCTCGAGCGGGCGACCAAGGTCAACGTCGACTGGGTCGAGCTGGCCGAGCGCGAGACCGAGCTGTTCCGCCAGGACATGACCGCGCTGCGGGTGCTGCCGCCCGACCACTACGTCGGGGCGGTCGAGTCGATCCCGCTGGCCGTCGAGATGATCGAGCGGCTCGACGCGGCCGGTGCGATCTATCGCGTCGAGACCGACCTCTACTACTCCGTCACCGCCGACCCGGCGTTCGGCGGCGAGTCCGGCTACGACCGCGACACCATGGTCCGCCTGTTCGGCGAGCGCGGGGGAGACCCCGACCGCCCCGGCAAGCGGGACCCGCTCGACTGCGTCGTCTGGCGCGGCGAGCGCGAGGGCGAGCCGTCGTGGCCCAGCGTCTTCGGTCGCGGGCGCCCCGGCTGGCACATCGAGTGCGCCGCGATCGCCCGCCACCACCTCGGCGGGGCGTTCGAGGTCCAGGGCGGCGGCAGCGACCTGGTCTTCCCCCACCACGAGATGTGCGCCGGTCACGCCCAGGTCGTGGCGCCCGGCACCCCGTTCGCGCAGGTCTACAGCCACGCCGGCATGGTCGGCTACGACGGCGAGAAGATGTCGAAGTCCCGGGGCAACCTGGTCTTCGTCTCCGCGCTGCGCAACAGCGACATCGACCCGATGGGCATCCGGCTCGCCCTGCTGCGCCACCACTTCCGCAGCGACTGGGAGTGGGTCGACGGCGAGCTCTTCGAGGCCGTCGACCTCGTCGCCCGCTGGCGCAAGGCCGTCGCCCTCGGTGCCGGAGCGCCGGCCGGTCCGGTCGTCGAGGAGGTCCTGGCCGCGCTGGCCGACGACCTCGACGCTCCGCGTGCCGTCGCCGCCGTCGACGCCTGGGCGTCGGCCACCCTCGGCACCGACGGCCTCGCCGACACCTCCGACCCCGACGCCGCGGCCGGCATCGCGGCCCTCGTCGACGCGGCGCTCGGCATCAGGCTCTGA
- a CDS encoding aldo/keto reductase, translated as MQQRSLGSTGLQVSRVGLGTMTWGRDTDEHEARDQLIAFAEAGGTLVDTAAGYTDGDSERLIGTLIGDVVSRDEIVLATKAGVSRRSGERVADTSRGSLLPTLDASLRRLGVDHVDLWQVHVWSDRTPLEETLTALDIAVSSGRASYVGISNYNGWQTAQAATWQRAVPGRATLASTQVEYSLLNRAVEREVLPASAALGLGVLPWSPLGRGVLTGKYRSGTPSDSRGASQVFAGFVGAYLDDASARVVEAVVRAADGLGWTPLEVALVWVRDRPGVTAPIVGARTTQQLRGSLDLDDKVLPAELVAALDDVSATARGGA; from the coding sequence ATGCAGCAGCGCTCCCTGGGCAGCACCGGCCTCCAGGTGTCCCGCGTGGGGCTCGGCACGATGACCTGGGGCCGCGACACCGACGAGCACGAGGCGCGCGACCAGCTGATCGCGTTCGCCGAGGCCGGCGGCACGTTGGTCGACACCGCGGCCGGCTACACCGACGGCGACTCCGAGCGTCTGATCGGCACGCTGATCGGCGACGTCGTGTCGCGCGACGAGATCGTCCTGGCCACCAAGGCCGGGGTGTCCCGGCGCAGTGGCGAGCGCGTCGCCGACACCTCGCGCGGCTCGTTGCTGCCCACCCTCGACGCGTCGCTGCGCCGCCTGGGCGTCGACCACGTCGACCTCTGGCAGGTGCACGTCTGGTCCGACCGGACGCCCCTCGAGGAGACGCTGACCGCCCTCGACATCGCCGTCTCCTCAGGACGTGCGTCCTACGTCGGCATCTCCAACTACAACGGCTGGCAGACCGCCCAGGCCGCCACCTGGCAGCGCGCGGTCCCGGGGCGGGCGACCCTGGCCTCGACGCAGGTCGAGTACTCCCTGCTCAACCGCGCCGTCGAGCGCGAGGTGCTGCCGGCCAGCGCCGCCCTCGGCCTCGGCGTCCTGCCGTGGTCGCCCCTGGGCCGTGGGGTGCTCACCGGCAAGTACCGCAGCGGCACCCCCTCGGACTCCCGCGGGGCCTCGCAGGTCTTCGCCGGCTTCGTCGGCGCCTACCTCGACGACGCGAGCGCCCGCGTGGTCGAGGCGGTGGTCCGCGCCGCCGACGGCCTGGGCTGGACACCCCTCGAGGTCGCGCTGGTGTGGGTCCGCGACCGGCCGGGCGTCACGGCTCCCATCGTGGGCGCCCGCACCACCCAGCAGCTGCGCGGCTCGCTCGACCTCGACGACAAGGTCCTGCCCGCCGAGCTGGTCGCCGCGCTCGACGACGTGTCCGCGACGGCCCGCGGCGGCGCCTGA
- a CDS encoding DUF5703 family protein — MPRHERRAPRAGVEWEFDRVTFSPEYPRGVVTKLLVERAEQGGWELDRVRIGNDGVRRVILRRKIIRAVRTA; from the coding sequence ATGCCCCGTCACGAGCGCCGCGCACCTCGTGCCGGGGTGGAGTGGGAGTTCGACCGGGTGACCTTCTCGCCGGAGTACCCCCGCGGCGTGGTCACCAAGCTGCTCGTCGAGCGGGCCGAGCAGGGCGGCTGGGAGCTCGACCGGGTGCGCATCGGCAACGACGGCGTACGCCGGGTGATCCTGCGCCGCAAGATCATCCGCGCCGTCCGCACCGCCTGA
- a CDS encoding DUF3090 domain-containing protein: MPIIHAFDPPERFVAGTVGEPGARTFFLQARTGLRVTSVALEKQQVAALAERIDELLDEVMATDTSTVVPAVAPLGLEDSAPLEQPIEEEFRAGTMTLSWDPADERVVIEVFPITDVAIVSADEIEDGDELDDDIVEPEADELLLVRITASAARSFVQRTEQVLDAGRPGCPFCGNPIDPDGHLCVRANGFRRRDPQTP; the protein is encoded by the coding sequence ATGCCGATCATCCACGCCTTCGACCCGCCCGAACGCTTCGTCGCCGGAACCGTCGGCGAGCCCGGCGCCCGGACCTTCTTCCTCCAGGCCCGCACTGGCCTGCGGGTGACCTCCGTCGCGCTCGAGAAGCAGCAGGTCGCCGCCCTCGCCGAGCGCATCGACGAGCTGCTCGACGAGGTGATGGCCACCGACACCTCCACCGTGGTCCCCGCCGTGGCGCCCCTGGGGCTCGAGGACTCCGCGCCGCTCGAGCAGCCGATCGAGGAGGAGTTCCGCGCCGGCACCATGACGCTGTCCTGGGACCCCGCCGACGAGCGCGTGGTGATCGAGGTCTTCCCGATCACCGACGTCGCGATCGTCTCCGCTGACGAGATCGAGGACGGCGACGAGCTCGACGACGACATCGTGGAGCCCGAGGCCGACGAGCTCCTGCTCGTCCGGATCACCGCCTCCGCCGCGCGGTCGTTCGTCCAGCGCACCGAGCAGGTGCTCGACGCCGGGCGTCCCGGCTGCCCCTTCTGCGGCAACCCGATCGACCCCGACGGCCACCTCTGCGTGCGCGCCAACGGCTTCCGCCGCCGCGACCCGCAGACCCCCTGA
- a CDS encoding undecaprenyl-diphosphate phosphatase, translating to MLQAVVLGVIQGLTEFLPISSSAHLRIFPELFGWGDPGAAFTAVIQIGTELAVLIYFRKDILRIASMWLRSLVKPELRGHLDARMGWFIIIGSLPIVVLGVLLKDVIEKDFRNLWVIAILLIVMGLVLGAADRFGRSDKEIKQMTLRDAVLMGGAQALALVPGVSRSGATLSMGRALGYDREAATRYAFLLAIPAVVGAGAFELRKIGEPVAAGETDYGWGPTVVATVVSFVVGYAAIAWLLRYVSTRSYTPFVLYRVVLGTATLVLLGVGVLHA from the coding sequence ATGCTGCAGGCGGTCGTGCTCGGAGTGATCCAGGGACTCACGGAGTTCCTGCCGATCTCGAGCAGTGCGCACCTGCGCATCTTTCCCGAGCTCTTCGGCTGGGGGGACCCCGGCGCGGCCTTCACCGCGGTGATCCAGATCGGCACGGAGCTGGCCGTGCTCATCTACTTCCGCAAGGACATTCTCCGGATCGCGTCGATGTGGCTGCGCTCGCTGGTCAAGCCCGAGCTGCGCGGCCACCTCGATGCCCGGATGGGCTGGTTCATCATCATCGGCTCGCTGCCGATCGTGGTCCTCGGCGTGCTGCTCAAGGACGTCATCGAGAAGGACTTCCGCAACCTCTGGGTGATCGCGATCCTGCTGATCGTGATGGGCCTCGTGCTCGGTGCCGCCGACAGGTTCGGGCGCTCCGACAAGGAGATCAAGCAGATGACCCTGCGCGACGCCGTCCTGATGGGCGGGGCCCAGGCCCTCGCGCTCGTGCCCGGCGTCTCCCGCTCGGGGGCCACGCTCTCCATGGGCCGCGCGCTCGGCTACGACCGCGAGGCCGCCACCCGCTACGCGTTCCTCCTCGCCATCCCGGCCGTCGTCGGAGCCGGGGCCTTCGAGCTGCGCAAGATCGGCGAGCCCGTCGCCGCGGGCGAGACCGACTACGGCTGGGGACCGACCGTCGTCGCCACCGTCGTCTCCTTCGTCGTCGGGTACGCCGCCATCGCGTGGCTCCTGCGCTACGTCTCCACCCGCTCCTACACGCCGTTCGTCCTCTACCGCGTCGTGCTCGGCACCGCCACGCTGGTGCTGCTGGGCGTGGGCGTGCTGCACGCCTGA
- a CDS encoding PAC2 family protein → MIEIDEMPDLVDPLVIAAFEGWNDAADAASSVVDHLMLVWNARVVGAIDPEEFYDFQVNRPLVSTDELGHRQLTWPTTQIAVASPPDLDRDVILIRGIEPNMRWRQFCAELLAACDDLGGELVVTLGALLADTPHTRPIPVTGTATELELVDRLKLEQSTYEGPTGIVGVFQDACVRLDIPAVSYWAAVPHYVAQPPCPKATLALLGQLENLLEVSIPLGDLPEDARAWERGVDELAEEDEDVADYVRSLEETRDTADLPEASGEAIAREFERYLKRRGDEPGAGPA, encoded by the coding sequence ATGATCGAGATCGACGAGATGCCCGACCTGGTGGACCCCCTGGTCATCGCCGCTTTCGAGGGCTGGAACGACGCGGCCGACGCGGCCTCGTCGGTCGTCGACCACCTGATGCTGGTGTGGAACGCGCGGGTCGTCGGTGCGATCGACCCCGAGGAGTTCTACGACTTCCAGGTCAACCGGCCGCTGGTCTCGACCGACGAGCTCGGCCACCGCCAGCTCACCTGGCCCACCACGCAGATCGCGGTGGCCTCGCCGCCCGACCTCGACCGCGACGTCATCCTGATCCGCGGCATCGAGCCCAACATGCGCTGGCGCCAGTTCTGCGCCGAGCTGCTCGCCGCCTGCGACGACCTGGGCGGCGAGCTCGTCGTCACCCTCGGCGCCCTGCTGGCCGACACGCCGCACACCCGGCCGATCCCGGTCACCGGCACCGCCACCGAGCTCGAGCTGGTCGACCGGCTCAAGCTGGAGCAGTCGACGTACGAGGGACCGACCGGCATCGTCGGCGTGTTCCAGGACGCCTGCGTCCGCCTCGACATCCCCGCGGTGTCCTACTGGGCCGCGGTCCCCCACTACGTCGCACAGCCGCCGTGCCCCAAGGCGACGCTCGCGCTGCTCGGACAGCTGGAGAACCTGCTCGAGGTGTCGATCCCGCTCGGCGACCTGCCCGAGGACGCTCGCGCGTGGGAGCGCGGCGTCGACGAGCTCGCCGAGGAGGACGAGGACGTCGCCGACTACGTGCGCTCCCTCGAGGAGACCCGCGACACCGCCGACCTCCCCGAGGCCTCCGGCGAGGCGATCGCCCGCGAGTTCGAGCGCTACCTCAAGCGCCGCGGCGACGAGCCGGGAGCCGGCCCCGCCTGA